The Streptomyces rimosus genomic interval AGGTAGGTCTCGATGGCCGCGATCTTGCCGTCACGCACCGTGCACACCGTGGACAGGTGCTCGTCCAGCACCACGTCCCCGCGCCGTGCGGTGTTGTGCAGGGACAGCGCCATGTTGCGGCGGCTGACGAGGATGTGCAGCAGGGTGAAGTTCACGCCGTATCCGGCGATCTTGCGGGCGCGCTCGACGACCGCGTCCGCACCTTCCGCAGGGCCGGAGATCGCGTTGTCGCCGGGCAGTTCCCAGACCGCGTCCTCGTGCAGGAGGGCGCGGATCGCCTCCCAGTCGGCGGTGACGAGCGCGGCGTGGAACTGCTTGCCGAGGGAGTAGTTGTCCTGGTGGACGGGCATGGGGACTCCTTCGTGAGAGGGACCGGGCAGGGCGGTTCGAACGACCTGCCGTGTGTCAGTTCGTATGTTCTAG includes:
- a CDS encoding nuclear transport factor 2 family protein, with the translated sequence MPVHQDNYSLGKQFHAALVTADWEAIRALLHEDAVWELPGDNAISGPAEGADAVVERARKIAGYGVNFTLLHILVSRRNMALSLHNTARRGDVVLDEHLSTVCTVRDGKIAAIETYLSDVDGMNAFFV